One window of Haemorhous mexicanus isolate bHaeMex1 chromosome 16, bHaeMex1.pri, whole genome shotgun sequence genomic DNA carries:
- the LRRC4B gene encoding leucine-rich repeat-containing protein 4B, with amino-acid sequence MAALRMARALPIPPLLLGVLGVLLAGGAVPGAGGSAQATPCPAACTCSNQASRVICTRRELLEVPQSISVNTRYLNLQENHIQVIRTDTFKHLRHLEILQLSRNLVRKVEVGAFNGLPNLNTLELFDNRLTTVPTQAFEYLSKLRELWLRNNPIESIPSYAFNRVPSLRRLDLGELKRLEYISEAAFEGLVNLRYLNLGMCNLKEIPNLTALVRLEELELSGNRLGRVRPGSFQGLGSLRKLWLMHARVAAVERNAFDDLKALEELNLAHNDLASLPHDLFAPLHRLERVHLHHNPWRCDCDVLWLSWWLRETVPSNTSCCARCHAPPALRGRYLGELEPGHFTCYAPVIVEPPADLNVTEGMAAELKCRTGTAMTSVNWLTPNGTLMTHGSYRVRISVLHDGTLNFTNVTVQDTGQYTCMVTNAAGNTTATATLNVSAADAAAAAAAAAAATGYTYFTTVTVETTEGAGGDDQAPQTPAAPTAAGWEPAGASTAAPATRATGKPFTVPITAAAAGAAAGGGLQDLDDVLKTTKIIIGCFVAITFMAAVMLVAFYKLRKQHQRHKHRGGPARAVEIVNVEDELGGPAGGGGGGGGPGGGAGTGGDNRLALPALEREHLDRYAALAAHYGGPAAALGCGKTPLLNSVHEPLLFKSPSKENVQETQI; translated from the exons ATGGCTGCCCTTAGGATGGCCCGGGCGCTGCCCATCCcccccctgctgctgggggtgctgggggtgctcctGGCGGGGGGCGCCGTGCCCGGGGCGGGGGGCAGCGCCCAGGCCACGCCCTGCCCGGCCGCCTGCACCTGCAGCAACCAGGCCAGCCGGGTGATCTGcaccaggagggagctgctggaggtgccGCAGAGCATCTCGGTCAACACGCGCTACCTGAACCTGCAGGAGAACCACATCCAG GTGATCCGCACCGACACCTTCAAGCACCTGCGCCACCTGGAGATCCTCCAGCTCAGCCGCAACCTGGTGCGCAAGGTGGAGGTGGGCGCCTTCAACGGGCTGCCCAACCTCAACACGCTGGAGCTCTTCGACAACCGCCTGACCACGGTGCCCACGCAGGCCTTCGAGTACCTGTCCAAGCTCCGCGAGCTCTGGCTGAGGAACAACCCCATCGAGAGCATCCCCAGCTACGCCTTCAACCGCGTGCCCTCGCTGCGCCGCCTCGACCTGGGCGAGCTCAAGCGCCTCGAGTACATCTCCGAGGCCGCCTTCGAGGGCTTGGTCAACCTGCGCTACCTCAACCTGGGCATGTGCAACCTCAAGGAGATCCCCAACCTGACGGCGCTggtgaggctggaggagctggagctgtcgGGGAACCGCCTGGGCCGGGTGCGGCCGGGCTCCTTCCAAGGCCTGGGCAGCCTGAGGAAGCTGTGGCTGATGCACGCGCGGGTGGCGGCGGTGGAGCGCAACGCCTTCGACGACCTGAAGGCCCTGGAGGAGTTAAACCTGGCCCACAACGACCTGGCCTCGCTGCCCCACGACCTCTTCGCGCCGCTGCACCGGCTGGAGCGCGTGCACCTGCACCACAACCCCTGGCGCTGCGACTGCGACgtgctgtggctcagctggTGGCTGCGCGAGACCGTGCCCAGCAACACCAGCTGCTGCGCCCGCTGCCACGCGCCGCCGGCGCTGCGCGGCCGCTACCTGGGCGAGCTGGAGCCCGGCCACTTCACCTGCTACGCGCCGGTCATCGTGGAGCCGCCGGCCGACCTCAACGTCACCGAGGGCATGGCGGCCGAGCTCAAGTGCCGCACGGGCACGGCCATGACGTCGGTCAACTGGCTGACGCCCAACGGGACGTTGATGACGCACGGCTCGTACCGCGTGCGGATCTCGGTGCTGCACGACGGCACGCTCAACTTCACCAACGTCACCGTGCAGGACACCGGCCAGTACACCTGCATGGTCACCAACGCCGCCGGCAACACCACGGCCACCGCCACGCTCAACGTCTCGGCCGCCGacgccgccgcggccgccgccgccgccgccgccgccaccggcTACACCTACTTCACCACGGTCACCGTGGAGACCACCGAGGGCGCCGGCGGCGACGACCAAGCCCCTCAAACCCCCGCGGCGCCCACGGCGGCCGGCTGGGAACCGGCCGGCGCCTCCACGGCCGCCCCGGCCACGCGCGCCACCGGCAAACCCTTCACCGTGCCCAtcacggcggcggcggccggcgcGGCGGCCGGGGGAGGTCTCCAAGATTTGGACGACGTCTTGAAGACCACCAAGATCATCATCGGCTGCTTCGTGGCCATCACCTTCATGGCCGCCGTCATGCTGGTGGCCTTCTACAAGCTCCGCAAGCAGCACCAGCGCCACAAGCACCGCGGCGGCCCCGCGCGCGCCGTGGAGATCGTCAACGTCGAGGACGAGCTCGGAGGTCCCGCCGGGGGCGGCGGAGGCGGGGGCGGTCCCGGAGGCGGCGCCGGGACGGGTGGGGACAACCGCTTGGCGTTGCCGGCGTTGGAGAGGGAGCACCTGGACAGGTACGCGGCGTTGGCCGCCCACTACGggggcccggcggcggcgctggGCTGCGGGAAGACGCCGCTGCTCAACTCGGTGCACGAGCCGCTGCTCTTCAAGAGCCCCTCCAAGGAGAACGTGCAGGAGACGCAGatctga